Genomic DNA from Acidimicrobiales bacterium:
ATCCGCTCCTACGTCCTCCAGCCGTATCAGCAGGTGAAAGACGAGCGCTCCGGTCTGGTGTCGGGCAATCCGGAGGGCGTGCTGAACGGTGATGTCTCGCCGTTCATGGAAGCATGGCTTCGTTGGCGTCGGGCAACCGGAACCGACGGGGCGAAGGGCGCAGCGTGATCAAGCTCGAAGACGTCACCAAGGAGTACCCCGGCAGCACCGTGGCCCTCCGGAGCGCGTCGGCCGACATCGCCAAGGGCGAGTTCGTCTTCTTGGTCGGCCCGTCCGGCTCGGGCAAGTCGACCTTCCTCCGTCTGGTGAACAAGCAGGAAGACCCCGACGCCGGCCGCATCTTCGTGGCCGGCAAGGACATCGGCAAGCTCTCGAACTGGAAGGTTCCGATGCTGCGCCGCAACATCGGTTGTGTCTTCCAGGACTTCAAGCTGCTGCCGAACAAGACGGTCAGCGAGAACGTGAGCTTCGCGCTCGAGGTCATCGGTCGCCCCCGTCACGTGATCAAGAACCAGGTCCCGGCGATCTGTGAGCTGGTTGGGTTGGGGGAGAAGACCGACAAGTATCCGCATCAGCTGTCCGGCGGCGAGCAGCAGCGCGTTTCGATCGCTCGTGCGTTCGTGAACCGTCCGCTGATCCTCCTGGCCGACGAACCGACCGGCAACCTCGACCCCCAGACCGCCATCGGCATCATGCGGTTGCTCGATCGCATCAACAAGACCGGCACCACCGTGCTGATGGCTACCCACGATCGTGGCATCGTCGACACGATGCGTCGCCGGGTGATCGAGCTGTCCAACGGTGACATCGTGCGCGACCAGGCGCGCGGCGTCTACGAGTAGGAGTTCCCATGGCTCTTCGAGTCGACTACCTCATGCGGGAGACCGCCCAGAACCTCGTCCGCAACCCCTCGCTCAGCATCGCCACCGTTCTCACCGTCGCCGTGTCGCTGTCGCTGCTCGGTGCCGCGCTCGTCATCCGGCAGGGCGTCGACGGACTGAACACCCGCTTCAAGGACGACGTCGAGTTCATCATCTGGGTCGATGCGGAAGCGACCACGGATCAGCTGGCGTCGCTCGATCGCGCCCTCGCCGATTCGCCGGGCGTAAAGGACTACCGCTACGTCAACACCGAGGAGACTTGGGTCGAGTTCAACGAGTTCTGGAAGGACTCGCCCGAGGTGCTCGACGCGGTCCAACCCGAACAGCTGCCGACCTCATATCGGGTCGTGCCCGAGATCGCCGATCCCGCCGTGGTGAACGCTCTCGGAGCGTCGTTCGAAGGCTTGGCCGGGGTGAAGAAGATCGACATCGCGTCCGAAGCGATCGAACAGCTGAACGACTTCACCAGCGCAGCCTCGCGCATCATGTTTGCCACCGCGCTTGCGGCCGCCGTTGCCTCGGGCCTGCTCATGTACAACTCGATTCGCACCGCACTGTTCGCTCGACGACGCGAGATCGAAGTCATGCGGTTGGTTGGTGCGAACAACTCGTTCATCCGCCTGCCGTTCATGTTCGAGGGCCTGGCCCAAGGTTTGCTGGGTGCCGGGGTGTCGAGCCTGGCCGTGTTCGGCCTCAACCGGCTCATCCGGAACGCGTTGAACAGCACCGACTTCCGACTGTTCGACAGCTTCGCGCTCACCTCGAGCCAGCTCGCTCCGGTCGCGCTGGTGCTGTTGATCGTCGGCGCCGTGATCGGCGCCGTCGGCTCCGGTATCGCCGTGACCCGCTATCTCGACGCCTAGCGTTACAACGACGTCTCGACGATCATTGCGGTCGCCGTCGCGGTTGCCACCACCCTGCCGCCTGCATCGCGCAGTTCCCCTGCCAGGTGGGCGATGCGTCCACCGCGCCGCACGACGCGACCGTGTCCGATCAGTGTGCCCGGGTGGGCGGGGCGAAGGAACTGGACCTGTAGATCGAGCGTTGGAGCGAACTGTTCGTCGTCGAGCGTTGCCACCAGTGCCGGGCCGAGGGTGTCGTCGAGCATCGCCGCGAGGAAGCCGCCCTGCACGTGGCCGACCGGGTTGGTGAACGCGGGGCTGGCCTCGAATCCGACCTCGATCGTTCCGGCGGTGGTGTCCAGATTCCGTAGCGACCAGCCGAGCGTGTCGGCGGCCGGTGGCCTCGGTAGCTCGCCGTCCTGCACTCGTTGGAAGAAGTTTTTATCCGAAGCCATTAGGATAGATTCTCGTGGTTGACGAGAAGGGCGTCAAGCGAAGGTACGACAACAGCAATCGGGTGGACGCCTCCGCGGCCACCCGGGCGGCGATCCTCGACGCCGCGGCGACCCGATTTGCCGAGATCGGCTACGCCCGCACCACAATGAAAATGGTCGCTGCCGACGCTCAGGTCCACGTCGACACGATCTACGCCTTGATCGGTCGCAAACCCGAGATGATCGGCATGTTGGTCGAGCACTCGCTGTCGGGCTCGTCCGAGGTCGTACCAGCGATCGAGCGTGACTACGTGGCCGAGATTCGCCTGCTCGACGAGCCCCTGGCCAAGCTGGCTCGCTATGCCGCGGCGACTGCAGCGATGCACGAACGGGGCGCCTGGCTGTTCGGTGTGCTGCGCGATGCGGCGGGTGGCGACCATGTGGCTCGGGATCTCCTCGAGTACTTCTCTCGGCGGCGCGCCGACAACATGGCGCTGTTCGTGCACGACCTCGGGATCGACGATGTCGACGGGACCGTTGCCGACACGATCTGGGCCTCGGCCGACCCACAGATCTTCCTCCGCCTCACCGGCGAACGTGGGTGGGACGTGGAGCGATACGAGTCGTGGCTCGCAGCGCTCTGGCAACGGTTCATCGAGCCGTTGCTGCGCTAGAACTGGCGGAGCACCCCGGTCACGGTGGCGGCCAACACGACCACCAACCAGAAGGGGGCCTTGAAGTAGGCGGCGATCCCACCGGCCATCACGCCGGCTGCTCGCTCGTCGAGCACGAGCGACCCACCCGAGTTCAGTGTGCCGTCGATGATGAGCGCCGCCAGGAGGGCCGGGGGCAGCAGTCGACCGAGTCCGACCACGATCGGGTTGGCGGCGACGCTGCCGACGCCGAAGTTCCCGGCCGCCTTGAAGGCGAACGCGCCGGTGGCGAGCAGGAGGAGGGCGGCCCAGCTCACTCGGGCAACGGCCCCAGTGTGACGAACGCGAGCACCGCTCCGAGGGCGGCGGCGAGCACGGGGATGCCCGGCCGCGTGAAGGGGATGAGGGCGGTAGCGATCCCCGCCCCGGCGACGGCTGCGAGCAGGCCGGAGCGGTGGCGCAGCGCCGGCATCATCAGAGCGATGAATCCGGCAGGAAACGCAGCATCGAGTCCGAGCGCCGCCGGATCACCGATCGCATCGCCGCCGACTGCGCCGAGGAGCGTGCCCAGGTTCCAGAAGACGAAGACCGACAATCCGCCGGCGAGGAAGGCGTCGTAGCGCTTGGCCGGGTCTTGCTGCGCCAACCCGAGAGCCGTCGACTCGTCGATGGTGAGCTGGGCCGTCGCCACCCGCTTCCACCACGGCGTGTCCGGCGGGACGAGCTTGGCCACGCTGATGCCGTAGAACCCGTTGCGAGCGGCGAGCAAGAGCGCAGAGGCCAACGCTGCAGCCGCACTGCCCCCGGCGCCGATCACGCTGGCGGCGGCGAACTGCGAAGCGCCGGTGAACACCAGGAGCGACATGGCAACCGCCTGCGCGACCGAGAAGCCGCTCGTCGTCGCCAACACGCCGAACGCGACACCGAAGACGCCGACAGCGATGCCGAGCACGATGGCGTCGCGACGATGGGGCGAGATCGGCATCGTCGGAGCCTATTGCCGGACCCCAAAACCCGTACCTTGCGCTGTAAGGCAGAACGATGGCATCGGGCGCCGTCCTTGGACTAAGTTCCGACCAACTCGTACCGCAACTCAGGAGAGAGCACATGCGCATCAAGGTCGATTCCGAGAAGTGTGAAGGCCACAACCGCTGCTATTCGATCGCCCCCGAGCTCTTCGATGTCGACGACTACGGGTACGCCTCGGAGAAGGGTGACGGCGTCGTCCCCGCCGAATTGGAAGACAAGGCCCGCCTCGCCATCGACAACTGCCCCGAGTACGCCATCAGCATCGTCGAGGACTGATCGCAGTGGCCGACACCGACGACACCATCACCGGGCCGCCTCCACGGGAGGCGGTCACGGACTGGACCACCGACTACGACATCTTCGACGCCGAATACATCACCGATCCCTACCCGATCTGGGAGGATCTTCGTGGTGAGTGCCCGGTGGCGCACACCGATCGGTGGGGCGGTTCGTGGCTGCCCACGCGTTACGAAGACGTCGTGGCGTTGGCTCGGATGGTCCCGGAGTTGTCGTCGGAGGACCCGATCGTGGTCCGGCCGCCCGAGGCAGCGCAGAACATCCTTCCCGGTGGGGCGTATCACACGGTCAACGCACCACCCATCAGCGCCGACCCGCCGGTCCACACCTGGTCCCGCCGCCTGCTGTTGCCGGCGTTTTCGCCGCACGCCACCGAGGAACACGAACCCGGGACGGTCGCGCTCTGCAACCAGCTGATCGACGGTTTCATCGACACGGGCAGCTTCGACGGCGCCGTCGACTACGCCCAGCAGATCCCGCCGCGGGTCATCGCCAACCTGTTGGGAATCAACCCTGACGATGCCGACCAGTTCGTCGACTGGGTACGAGGCACGCTCGAGCTCGGCTTGTCGAACCCGGCGATCCGAGAGAAGTACCGGGGCAAGATCGCCGACTTCTTCATGGCCGAGATCGCCGACCGGCAAGTCAATCCGCGTGACGACCTCATCTCCCGCCTGCTCGACACCGAGATCGACGGCGAGAAGATCCCGGTCGAGCACGTGCAAGGCACCTGCAACCTGATGCTGGTGGCGGGCATCGACACCACATGGAGCTCGATCGGCTCAGCGGTATGGCATCTTGCCTTACATCCCGAGGATCGCCAGCGCCTCGTCGACGATCCGTCACTCATCCCCAATGCGGTCGAAGAGTTCCTGCGGGCCTACTCGCCGGTGACCATGGCCCGAGTCGTGTCCGAACGCGACGGGGTCGAGTTCAACGGCTGTCCGATGCACTATGGCGACAAGGTGCTGATGAACTTCCCGGCTGCCAATCGCGATCCCGAGGTCTTCGAGAACCCCAACGACGTGATCATCGACCGCGAGCGCAATCGTCACATCGCGTTCGGTGTCGGCATCCATCGCTGCGCCGGATCCAACCTGGCTCGCATGGAGATGATCGTGTCGCTCACCGAGCTGCTCCGTCGGATTCCCCAGTTCGAACTGGCCGATCCTGAGGCCGTCACGTGGGCGGGCGGTCAGGTGCGCGGGCCCCGGATCCTTCCCATCCGCATCCTCGATTAGTTCACGATTGCCACCCTGGCCATGGCGACCAGGGCGGCGATGGCACACACCACCAACACGGTGACCCGTAGGCGGGTATCGACCCACGGGATGAACTTCGGCGCGCTCAGGATGCCGAGCGTTGTCGCAGGCATGAACACCAGTCCGGTGCGAAGGTCGGCGGCGGTGAGCTCACCACTGATCGCCAGGATGGCGGCGCTGAGCGGAGCACCGACGAACATGAGCACACTGACGGTCGACCGAAGCTTCGGCCCGGTCTCGTGTTGGTAGAGCAGGCCGAGTGGCGGTCCGCCGATCCCGACGGCGGTGCCGAACAGTCCCGAGATGGCCCCGGCACCGACCAGGGTGGCGCGATTCCGCTGGATCGACGGAGCCCACAAGCTCAGCGCGACGGCTGCGAGCACGACGAGGCCCCCACCGATGGCGAGTACCGAACGATCGACGCTTCGTACGAGCAGTACTGCGGCGAGCATGCCCGGAATGCGGCCGCTCATCAGCCATGCCACCTCGCCGAAGTCGGCGCCGGACCAGTTGCGATACAGGTTGATGGTGACGAGCGGGATCGACGCCAACAGCACGGTGCCGGGCAGGAGCGCAGGTTCGAGCGAGACGAGCACGGGGAAGGCCAATACGACCATCCCGAAGCCGATGCACCCCTGCAGGATCGCACCGACGAAGACCGCCAGGAGCGCAGCGACCAGGGCGAGTCCGACAACATGCACCCTGGGACGCTAGCAAGCAAGGCGGTACGGTCGGTCCGTGAAGAGCTTTCTCTATCTCCACTGCAACGATCTTCCCGCGGCACGTCACTTCTATTCTGCGCTGATCGGCTTGGAGGAGGTCTATCACTCCGACGAGCCGCAGGCGGTGGGCTACCGAGTCGGATCGCTCCAGCTCACGATGGTGGATGCCGACGTGGTTCAGCTTCGGCAGGGCTGGTCGTCTCAGCTCGGCTGGGCTGGGGGCGTCGAACCGCTGCCGTCATGGGGGTTCGAGCTCGAGGGACGCGCCTTCGTCGAAGCCGTCGAGGCGCTGCTCGCCGAGGGTGTCCCGGTTTGGCGGGACCAGCCATCTTGGGTCGGGTACTGGAGCTTCCCGGTGCGTGATCCGATGGGCAATACGGTCGAGCTCAGTACGCCAGATCGAGATTCTTGGCCCGCTGGGCTAGAACGTGAGGCATGACTCTCGACTTCGAACAGATCACGCTCGAGGTGGCCGACCACATCGCCACCCTCACGCTCAACCGGCCCGACCGTCTGAACGCCTTCACCGGCCAGATGATGACCGAGATGATCGAGGCGTTCGATCACATCGACTCGAACGACGACATCCGAGTGGTGGTCGTCACCGGTGCCGGGCGTGGATTCTGCGCCGGCGCCGAACTCGGTGACGCGGGCGGCGACACCTTCAATGCCGGCGCTCGCGGTCGCGATACCTCCCAGGTCGAGCGCGATGGCGGCGGCCGCACCACCTTGCGGATCTTCGAGTCCAAGAAGCCGGTCATCGCCGCCATCAACGGACCGGCGGTCGGTGTGGGCATCACGATGACCCTTCCGATGGACATTCGGCTGGCGGCCGAGAGCGCCAAGATCGGGTTCGTGTTCGCCCGTCGGGGCATCGTGCCCGAGGCGTGCTCATCGTGGTTCCTGCCTCGGCTGGTCGGCATCAGCCAGGCCCTCGAGTGGTGCTACAGCGGCCGGGTCATGATGGCCGAGGAGGCCGGCAAGGGCGGGCTGGTCACGGTCCTGCCCGATGACGAGCTGCTCCCTCGTGCGTATGAGTTGGCGCGGGAAATCGCCACTCATGCCGCGCCGGTGTCGGTCTCGCTCACCCGGGCGATGCTGTGGCGGGGCCTCACCTTCGACCATCCGATGGAAGCGCATCGCGTCGACTCCCGAGCCATCCAAGCGTTGGGCGCCATGGCCGACGCCAAGGAGGGTGTGGTGAGCTTCCTGGAGAAGCGCGACCCCCAGTGGTCGCTCAAGCCCAGCGAGGACACCCCCGACGTCTTCCCCGATTGGGTCGAGCGCCAGTTCTCCTGAGTTCAGCTGTGCCCGCTTTCACCCTCGGAAGCCAGGGCGACCAGCCGATACTCACATGATGCGCCAACTGTTGACCTACGCCAACCGGCTGCTGCTCTGGCTGGAACGTCACCCCGTCTCTCGGGCGGGCGCCTTGGCGTTGGCGTCGGCGCGCCGTCGGCGCAGTGCCTCGTCGGGGCCGCTGTGGCGTCGGATCACGGCGCAAGCGCTCGGTTCGCTCCTGGTGTCGTTCGGTGTCGCCGTGACGCTGGCGACCGACACCGGCGTCGGCCCGCTCGACGTGTTCACGATCGGACTGGCCGAACGCCTCGCCCTCCCGTTGTCGGTCGCCGTGTGGTCGATGACCGGCGTCTTGATGGTGATGGCGACCGTCCTCCGCAATCCTCCGAGGCTCGGCACCTTGATCACGCCGTTCGTGATCGGTGCCGTCCTCGGGCCGCTGTCCAGTGTGATGGCACCGCTCGGATCACTCCCGTTCGTCTACGGCATGCTGGTGCAGGCGGCAGCAATCACGGTGATCGGTCTCGGCGCCGGCGCCATCGTGGTCTCTGGCTTCGGCGCCGGACTTGGCGAACTGATCAGCGAGGCGACGTCGTTGCGATTCGGGCGGTCGGTGTCGTTGACGAGGCTGACGTTCGAGATCTCGTTCCTCGTGATGGGGATCGCGATCGGAGGACCGTTCGGCCCCGGCACCCTGCTCGTTGCGGCGTTGATCGGTCCGTCGGTCGCCAGCGGCGTTCGCTGGTGCGAGCCGCTGGTGACCGGACGGACGACGACGATCAGCGATACGCCGCTTGGCTCTCCTTCCACGAACCACCATCGGACCGAGGTTCCCGAGGCAGGCCGAGCACTCGTTCACCGATGATGTTGCGCTGCACCTCGGAGGTGCCGGCGTAGATCGTGCCCGGGCGGGCGACGAAGAAGCTTGACATCCAGTTCGCCGCCGTGTTGGCGGTGCCGATGGCCGGTGCGCCGAGACCGCCACGGGTATCTTCGCCGAAGCCGACCATCGCCTCGGCCCCGAACAAGTTCATGGCCGCTTCGGTGATCTCCTGGTGGTACGAGCTCCAGAACAGCTTGCCGATCGACGACTCGGGGCCGGGTTGCTGACCCTTGAGGTAGCGGCTGAGCGCCTGCATGCCCCGGTAGCGCATGATCTCGACCTTGGTGTGGAAGCGAGCGATGTCTTGGCGCACCATCGGGTCGTCGCTCTTGCCGAGTTCCTTCGCCGCTTCGATGTAGGAGTCGAGCTCGGCTCGGAACGGCAGGTATTGGGTGGTGGCCCCGACGCCTCGCTCGTAGCCGAGCAGGGTGTTGGCCACCGACCAGCCATTGTTGACCCCGCCGAGGACATTCTCCTTCGGGCAGGTGGCGTCGGTGAAGAACACCTCGTTGAAGTGATCGTGGCCGGCGATGTTGGTGATCGGCCGGACCTCGACGCCCGGCTGGTCCATCGGGACGAGGAGGAACGAGATGCCCTTGTGCTTGGCCTCATCGGGGGCCGTGCGAGCGAGGACGAAGATCCAGTTGGCGGTGTGACCCGAGCTGGTCCAGATCTTCTGGCCGTTGATGACCCACTGGTCGCCGTCGAGCTCGGCCCGACAGCCGAGGTTGGCGAGATCGGAACCGGCGTCAGGCTCGGAGTAGCCCTGGCACCAGACGTCTTCTCCCGACATGATGCGCGGGATGAAGTAGGCCTTCTGCTCCTCGGTACCGACCGACAGGATGGTGTTGCCGACCATCCCGATGCTGAAGCCGTCGTTTCCGCCCATCGTTGGCACGCCACGTTTGGCGAATTCCTCGTTGAGCACGACGTGCTCGAGGTGGCTGAGGCCGCCGCCGCCGTACTCGGCGGGCCAGTTGGCCGCGAGGAGGCGGTTCTCCTGCAGCGTTGTCCGCCACTTCTCGGTGAACTCGGCCCGCT
This window encodes:
- the ftsE gene encoding cell division ATP-binding protein FtsE, with amino-acid sequence MIKLEDVTKEYPGSTVALRSASADIAKGEFVFLVGPSGSGKSTFLRLVNKQEDPDAGRIFVAGKDIGKLSNWKVPMLRRNIGCVFQDFKLLPNKTVSENVSFALEVIGRPRHVIKNQVPAICELVGLGEKTDKYPHQLSGGEQQRVSIARAFVNRPLILLADEPTGNLDPQTAIGIMRLLDRINKTGTTVLMATHDRGIVDTMRRRVIELSNGDIVRDQARGVYE
- a CDS encoding permease-like cell division protein FtsX, with the translated sequence MALRVDYLMRETAQNLVRNPSLSIATVLTVAVSLSLLGAALVIRQGVDGLNTRFKDDVEFIIWVDAEATTDQLASLDRALADSPGVKDYRYVNTEETWVEFNEFWKDSPEVLDAVQPEQLPTSYRVVPEIADPAVVNALGASFEGLAGVKKIDIASEAIEQLNDFTSAASRIMFATALAAAVASGLLMYNSIRTALFARRREIEVMRLVGANNSFIRLPFMFEGLAQGLLGAGVSSLAVFGLNRLIRNALNSTDFRLFDSFALTSSQLAPVALVLLIVGAVIGAVGSGIAVTRYLDA
- a CDS encoding PaaI family thioesterase, whose amino-acid sequence is MASDKNFFQRVQDGELPRPPAADTLGWSLRNLDTTAGTIEVGFEASPAFTNPVGHVQGGFLAAMLDDTLGPALVATLDDEQFAPTLDLQVQFLRPAHPGTLIGHGRVVRRGGRIAHLAGELRDAGGRVVATATATAMIVETSL
- a CDS encoding TetR/AcrR family transcriptional regulator; this encodes MVDEKGVKRRYDNSNRVDASAATRAAILDAAATRFAEIGYARTTMKMVAADAQVHVDTIYALIGRKPEMIGMLVEHSLSGSSEVVPAIERDYVAEIRLLDEPLAKLARYAAATAAMHERGAWLFGVLRDAAGGDHVARDLLEYFSRRRADNMALFVHDLGIDDVDGTVADTIWASADPQIFLRLTGERGWDVERYESWLAALWQRFIEPLLR
- a CDS encoding AzlD domain-containing protein, with the translated sequence MSWAALLLLATGAFAFKAAGNFGVGSVAANPIVVGLGRLLPPALLAALIIDGTLNSGGSLVLDERAAGVMAGGIAAYFKAPFWLVVVLAATVTGVLRQF
- a CDS encoding AzlC family ABC transporter permease, with amino-acid sequence MPISPHRRDAIVLGIAVGVFGVAFGVLATTSGFSVAQAVAMSLLVFTGASQFAAASVIGAGGSAAAALASALLLAARNGFYGISVAKLVPPDTPWWKRVATAQLTIDESTALGLAQQDPAKRYDAFLAGGLSVFVFWNLGTLLGAVGGDAIGDPAALGLDAAFPAGFIALMMPALRHRSGLLAAVAGAGIATALIPFTRPGIPVLAAALGAVLAFVTLGPLPE
- a CDS encoding ferredoxin, encoding MRIKVDSEKCEGHNRCYSIAPELFDVDDYGYASEKGDGVVPAELEDKARLAIDNCPEYAISIVED
- a CDS encoding cytochrome P450, giving the protein MADTDDTITGPPPREAVTDWTTDYDIFDAEYITDPYPIWEDLRGECPVAHTDRWGGSWLPTRYEDVVALARMVPELSSEDPIVVRPPEAAQNILPGGAYHTVNAPPISADPPVHTWSRRLLLPAFSPHATEEHEPGTVALCNQLIDGFIDTGSFDGAVDYAQQIPPRVIANLLGINPDDADQFVDWVRGTLELGLSNPAIREKYRGKIADFFMAEIADRQVNPRDDLISRLLDTEIDGEKIPVEHVQGTCNLMLVAGIDTTWSSIGSAVWHLALHPEDRQRLVDDPSLIPNAVEEFLRAYSPVTMARVVSERDGVEFNGCPMHYGDKVLMNFPAANRDPEVFENPNDVIIDRERNRHIAFGVGIHRCAGSNLARMEMIVSLTELLRRIPQFELADPEAVTWAGGQVRGPRILPIRILD
- a CDS encoding sulfite exporter TauE/SafE family protein, which gives rise to MHVVGLALVAALLAVFVGAILQGCIGFGMVVLAFPVLVSLEPALLPGTVLLASIPLVTINLYRNWSGADFGEVAWLMSGRIPGMLAAVLLVRSVDRSVLAIGGGLVVLAAVALSLWAPSIQRNRATLVGAGAISGLFGTAVGIGGPPLGLLYQHETGPKLRSTVSVLMFVGAPLSAAILAISGELTAADLRTGLVFMPATTLGILSAPKFIPWVDTRLRVTVLVVCAIAALVAMARVAIVN
- a CDS encoding VOC family protein; protein product: MKSFLYLHCNDLPAARHFYSALIGLEEVYHSDEPQAVGYRVGSLQLTMVDADVVQLRQGWSSQLGWAGGVEPLPSWGFELEGRAFVEAVEALLAEGVPVWRDQPSWVGYWSFPVRDPMGNTVELSTPDRDSWPAGLEREA
- a CDS encoding crotonase/enoyl-CoA hydratase family protein, with translation MTLDFEQITLEVADHIATLTLNRPDRLNAFTGQMMTEMIEAFDHIDSNDDIRVVVVTGAGRGFCAGAELGDAGGDTFNAGARGRDTSQVERDGGGRTTLRIFESKKPVIAAINGPAVGVGITMTLPMDIRLAAESAKIGFVFARRGIVPEACSSWFLPRLVGISQALEWCYSGRVMMAEEAGKGGLVTVLPDDELLPRAYELAREIATHAAPVSVSLTRAMLWRGLTFDHPMEAHRVDSRAIQALGAMADAKEGVVSFLEKRDPQWSLKPSEDTPDVFPDWVERQFS
- a CDS encoding acyl-CoA dehydrogenase family protein produces the protein MDMTYPSETEEFRTKIRTFLDANLPDDWQGIGALAGSERAEFTEKWRTTLQENRLLAANWPAEYGGGGLSHLEHVVLNEEFAKRGVPTMGGNDGFSIGMVGNTILSVGTEEQKAYFIPRIMSGEDVWCQGYSEPDAGSDLANLGCRAELDGDQWVINGQKIWTSSGHTANWIFVLARTAPDEAKHKGISFLLVPMDQPGVEVRPITNIAGHDHFNEVFFTDATCPKENVLGGVNNGWSVANTLLGYERGVGATTQYLPFRAELDSYIEAAKELGKSDDPMVRQDIARFHTKVEIMRYRGMQALSRYLKGQQPGPESSIGKLFWSSYHQEITEAAMNLFGAEAMVGFGEDTRGGLGAPAIGTANTAANWMSSFFVARPGTIYAGTSEVQRNIIGERVLGLPREPRSDGGSWKESQAAYR